The following proteins are co-located in the Legionella busanensis genome:
- a CDS encoding DSD1 family PLP-dependent enzyme gives MDDYNPVGLSKFELDTPCLVIDKNKLLYNLQLMQQHVLAHNIQVRPHVKTHKCSKLATLQLQYGAIGVSAAKVAEAEVLIAAGIHSILITSPVVTPNKITRLLNCVKQAPETMIVVDNQNNVATLNAAAQAQQIKINVLIDIDPGIGRTGIKPEKALELGKYIQSCQGLELKGLQCYAGNLQHIKSYEERRKSSLEVMQMASNLVKEFKQKGLPCEILTGSGTGTYDIDIEASEVTEIQPGSYTVMDVDYTVIGSKKDPNCFHTFQPAMTLLTTVISANRAEHVTVDAGTKSIYVDKHQPKIIVPKGLSYDWGGFGDEHGKITAIDGKLPKLGDVLELIVPHCDPTINLFDKFFICENDLVVDCWDIDLRGKSQ, from the coding sequence ATGGATGATTATAACCCCGTGGGCTTGTCAAAATTTGAACTTGATACCCCTTGCCTGGTAATAGATAAAAATAAGTTATTGTATAACTTACAGCTTATGCAGCAACATGTTTTAGCGCACAATATTCAAGTAAGACCGCATGTAAAAACACATAAATGCTCAAAATTAGCTACACTTCAGCTGCAATATGGGGCTATTGGTGTTAGTGCTGCCAAAGTTGCTGAAGCTGAGGTATTAATTGCTGCAGGTATTCATTCTATTTTAATTACATCGCCCGTTGTAACACCTAACAAAATAACAAGATTACTTAATTGTGTTAAACAAGCACCTGAAACCATGATTGTCGTTGATAATCAAAATAATGTAGCTACTTTAAATGCAGCAGCTCAAGCTCAGCAAATAAAAATTAATGTGTTAATAGATATTGATCCGGGTATAGGACGAACTGGAATAAAACCTGAAAAAGCGCTTGAATTAGGCAAGTATATTCAATCATGTCAAGGGTTAGAATTAAAAGGCTTACAATGCTATGCTGGTAATTTGCAACATATCAAATCTTATGAAGAGCGACGAAAATCCTCCTTAGAAGTGATGCAAATGGCAAGTAATTTAGTTAAAGAATTTAAGCAAAAAGGTCTACCTTGCGAAATTTTAACCGGTAGTGGCACGGGTACTTATGATATAGACATTGAAGCATCTGAGGTTACAGAAATTCAGCCAGGCTCTTATACCGTGATGGACGTAGATTATACTGTAATTGGTTCAAAAAAAGATCCTAATTGCTTCCATACTTTTCAACCAGCCATGACTTTATTAACTACTGTAATTAGTGCTAACAGAGCAGAACATGTTACTGTGGATGCCGGTACTAAATCTATTTATGTCGATAAGCACCAACCCAAAATTATAGTACCAAAAGGATTAAGTTATGACTGGGGCGGCTTTGGTGATGAGCATGGCAAGATAACAGCAATAGATGGCAAGCTTCCTAAGCTAGGTGACGTATTAGAGCTCATAGTGCCACACTGTGATCCGACTATTAATCTATTTGATAAATTTTTTATTTGTGAAAATGATCTAGTAGTCGATTGTTGGGATATTGATTTAAGAGGTAAGTCTCAGTAA
- a CDS encoding cupin domain-containing protein: MKYFLLFTGSDQKSYFKEESALPETEEPLGSYSSKIEVDTMRFRTYPAGKVFPMHTAPTKQFIIYQEGEVEVEASGGETKIFKAGDVLFATDTTGTGHISRTLTAGRAIIITVKDE, encoded by the coding sequence ATGAAATATTTTTTATTGTTTACAGGTAGTGATCAAAAATCTTATTTTAAAGAAGAATCTGCTCTGCCAGAAACAGAAGAGCCCTTAGGTTCTTATTCATCTAAAATTGAAGTTGATACCATGCGCTTTAGAACCTATCCGGCTGGAAAAGTTTTTCCTATGCATACAGCCCCAACTAAACAATTTATTATTTATCAAGAAGGTGAAGTTGAAGTAGAAGCAAGTGGTGGTGAAACTAAAATATTTAAAGCAGGTGATGTCTTATTTGCAACTGACACTACAGGTACAGGGCATATCTCACGCACGCTAACAGCAGGTCGAGCTATTATTATCACTGTAAAAGACGAATAG
- a CDS encoding thiol:disulfide interchange protein DsbA/DsbL encodes MLKRLLVLVLLFPILAQAENFVIGKDYEVIKSAPTKNTKVTVTEFFSFGCPWCYRIESNLDQWVKQQNGKIHFIRIPVVFNKDWSYYAKAYYTAELLNLSDKLNPLLFKAIQVDKASLNNNQAMINFFVKQGVDKETAESAFMHSPTVDMKINKGNAKMAAYHINVVPSFVVNGQYKTDLQMAQNEERLVKILNFLVNQTNQKS; translated from the coding sequence ATGTTAAAACGTTTATTAGTTCTTGTTTTATTATTTCCTATACTTGCCCAAGCAGAAAACTTTGTTATAGGGAAAGATTATGAAGTTATAAAATCTGCCCCAACAAAGAATACTAAAGTGACGGTTACTGAGTTTTTTAGTTTTGGCTGTCCTTGGTGCTATCGCATTGAATCAAATTTAGATCAATGGGTTAAACAACAAAATGGTAAAATTCACTTCATTCGCATACCTGTAGTCTTTAATAAAGACTGGTCATATTATGCTAAAGCTTACTACACTGCTGAACTATTAAATCTAAGTGATAAGTTAAATCCTCTTTTATTTAAAGCGATTCAAGTAGATAAAGCTTCTCTGAATAATAATCAAGCAATGATTAATTTCTTTGTTAAGCAAGGGGTAGACAAAGAAACCGCTGAAAGTGCATTTATGCATTCGCCTACTGTCGATATGAAAATTAATAAAGGTAATGCGAAAATGGCAGCTTATCATATTAACGTGGTACCTTCCTTTGTCGTTAATGGCCAATATAAAACAGATTTGCAAATGGCACAAAATGAAGAGAGGCTGGTCAAAATTCTTAATTTTTTAGTTAATCAAACAAATCAAAAAAGCTAA
- a CDS encoding c-type cytochrome — protein sequence MSTFAVQAADKTLVAPAKAATCVACHGPEGNSTNPLWPNIAGQHALYLEKQLYDYKKVKTRNVPVMTAIAATLTDQDIKELSTYYAKLPLTQGATPQKYVKQGEAIYRGGDLSKHITACIACHGPKGTGNAQANFPVLSGQHAQYTISQLQAFKEGKRSNDLNEIMRDISHRMSPEDMEAVAYYIQGLH from the coding sequence ATGTCTACATTCGCTGTACAAGCTGCTGATAAGACGCTAGTGGCGCCTGCCAAAGCAGCAACTTGCGTTGCTTGCCATGGCCCAGAAGGAAATAGCACAAACCCACTTTGGCCTAATATTGCTGGCCAACATGCCTTATATCTAGAAAAACAATTATATGATTATAAAAAGGTAAAGACTCGTAATGTACCTGTTATGACTGCTATTGCAGCAACTTTAACTGATCAAGACATTAAAGAGTTATCTACTTATTATGCTAAATTACCGCTTACTCAAGGCGCTACTCCCCAAAAATATGTTAAACAAGGTGAAGCAATTTATCGTGGTGGCGATTTAAGTAAACATATTACAGCATGTATTGCATGTCACGGTCCTAAAGGAACAGGAAATGCGCAAGCAAACTTCCCTGTTTTATCAGGTCAACATGCTCAATATACCATTTCACAATTGCAGGCATTTAAAGAAGGTAAGCGTAGTAATGATTTAAATGAAATTATGAGAGATATTAGCCATCGTATGAGCCCAGAGGATATGGAAGCAGTTGCTTACTATATTCAAGGTTTACATTAA
- the yihA gene encoding ribosome biogenesis GTP-binding protein YihA/YsxC, translating to MLNNPYSKAYFLQSAARVSQLPADTGYEVAFAGRSNAGKSSALNCLTGVKQLARTSKTPGRTQLINLFALDDERRLVDLPGYGYAKVALQVKQDWQKNLAHYLEVRECLCGLILLMDCRHPLKDLDQMMVEWAVSRQIPVHILLTKADKISRSEAKNTALKVRNHYRLLPELITVQLFSSLKKEGIEELIKVLNTWYQWPAEDALSRENT from the coding sequence ATGTTAAATAATCCGTATTCAAAGGCCTATTTTTTACAAAGTGCAGCGCGTGTTTCTCAATTGCCAGCTGATACTGGTTACGAGGTTGCTTTTGCAGGTCGTTCTAATGCTGGTAAATCAAGTGCTTTAAACTGTTTGACAGGGGTTAAGCAATTAGCACGTACTAGTAAAACGCCAGGGCGCACGCAATTAATAAATTTATTTGCTTTGGATGATGAACGGCGTTTAGTTGATTTACCTGGCTATGGTTATGCAAAGGTTGCTCTACAAGTTAAACAAGATTGGCAGAAGAACTTAGCCCATTACTTAGAGGTTAGAGAGTGTCTTTGTGGTTTAATTTTATTGATGGATTGTCGACACCCACTCAAAGATCTTGATCAAATGATGGTAGAGTGGGCTGTAAGTAGACAAATACCTGTACATATTTTATTAACTAAAGCAGATAAAATCAGCCGTAGTGAAGCTAAAAACACAGCTTTAAAGGTACGTAATCATTACCGTTTATTACCCGAATTAATTACCGTTCAACTTTTCTCTTCATTAAAAAAAGAAGGCATTGAGGAATTAATTAAGGTTTTAAATACTTGGTATCAATGGCCAGCTGAAGATGCACTAAGTAGAGAAAATACATAA